The following coding sequences are from one Rutidosis leptorrhynchoides isolate AG116_Rl617_1_P2 chromosome 11, CSIRO_AGI_Rlap_v1, whole genome shotgun sequence window:
- the LOC139876715 gene encoding uncharacterized protein isoform X2 → MTTSIENPTTAAVSTQRLQSSEQLQTLMQAGQISGTYSFNGLMTKEDEEMSRSALSTFKAKEEEIEKKKLEVRERVQAQLGRIEEETRRLATIREELEALTDPMKKEVTVVRKKIDSVNKELKPLGQTCQKKEREYKEALDAFNEKNKEKVQLITRLMELVGESEKMRMKKLEELSKSVETVQ, encoded by the exons atgaCTACAAGTATTGAAAATCCAACAACAGCAGCTGTATCAACACAGAGGCTGCAATCAAGTGAACAATTGCAAACATTGATGCAAGCTGGACAAATTTCAGGTACTTATAGTTTTAATGGATTGATGACGAAAGAAGATGAAGAGATGtctagatctgcactttctactttTAAAGCTAAAGAAGAAGAAATTGAAAAAAAGAAATTGGAAGTTAGGGAAAGGGTTCAAGCTCAATTAGGACGAATTGAAGAAGAAACTAGACGTTTGGCTACGATTCGTGAG GAACTTGAAGCGTTAACCGACCCAATGAAGAAAGAAGTTACAGTTGTTCGTAAGAAGATCGATTCTGTTAACAAAGAGTTGAAGCCGCTAGGTCAGACCTGTCAGAAGAAG GAGAGAGAGTACAAGGAAGCCCTAGATGCTTTCAATgaaaagaacaaagagaaagtacaACTCATTACCAGGTTGATGGAG TTGGTAGGCGAAAGTGAGAAGATGAGGATGAAGAAATTGGAAGAACTGAGCAAGAGTGTCGAAACGGTACAATAA
- the LOC139876715 gene encoding uncharacterized protein isoform X1 codes for MTTSIENPTTAAVSTQRLQSSEQLQTLMQAGQISGTYSFNGLMTKEDEEMSRSALSTFKAKEEEIEKKKLEVRERVQAQLGRIEEETRRLATIREELEALTDPMKKEVTVVRKKIDSVNKELKPLGQTCQKKEREYKEALDAFNEKNKEKVQLITRLMEQLVGESEKMRMKKLEELSKSVETVQ; via the exons atgaCTACAAGTATTGAAAATCCAACAACAGCAGCTGTATCAACACAGAGGCTGCAATCAAGTGAACAATTGCAAACATTGATGCAAGCTGGACAAATTTCAGGTACTTATAGTTTTAATGGATTGATGACGAAAGAAGATGAAGAGATGtctagatctgcactttctactttTAAAGCTAAAGAAGAAGAAATTGAAAAAAAGAAATTGGAAGTTAGGGAAAGGGTTCAAGCTCAATTAGGACGAATTGAAGAAGAAACTAGACGTTTGGCTACGATTCGTGAG GAACTTGAAGCGTTAACCGACCCAATGAAGAAAGAAGTTACAGTTGTTCGTAAGAAGATCGATTCTGTTAACAAAGAGTTGAAGCCGCTAGGTCAGACCTGTCAGAAGAAG GAGAGAGAGTACAAGGAAGCCCTAGATGCTTTCAATgaaaagaacaaagagaaagtacaACTCATTACCAGGTTGATGGAG CAGTTGGTAGGCGAAAGTGAGAAGATGAGGATGAAGAAATTGGAAGAACTGAGCAAGAGTGTCGAAACGGTACAATAA